A genomic window from Salvia miltiorrhiza cultivar Shanhuang (shh) chromosome 5, IMPLAD_Smil_shh, whole genome shotgun sequence includes:
- the LOC130987156 gene encoding cytochrome P450 85A1-like, which yields MEVSFMAVSLLLMGLFFFLFLSKWNEIIFQRKGLPPGTMGWPFFGETNEFLKLGPDFIKRQRARYGRVFKSHILGSPTIVSMDPELNRYILLNEAKGLIPGYPKSMLDILGQRNIAAVYGSKHKFIRKNLMSLVGAPLIKDRLLPNLDKYIRLHLSNWDDMLIDVQQKSTDMAFLIGFTLIAEAELSSIYDGFKAEFDKLVIGSLSLPINLPGTSYYRGFKGRKNIVKILRQVIEKRRAASPETTYDDMLQHLLEDTDALNEEEIIDQIITILYSGYETVSTTSMMVVKYLHDNQQALQQLREEHFGIQRRKVAGQAVDWDDYKSMRFTRAVVLETLRLATVINGLLRKTTQDMTLNGFLIPKGWKIYAFTREINYDPILYPEPLKFNPWRWLDKSLESHNYCFLFGGGGRLCPGKELGIATVSIFLHYFVTTYRWEEIGGERIVEFPRVEAPNGYHIRLVKL from the exons ATGGAGGTCTCGTTCATGGCGGTCTCCTTGTTGTTGATGGGcctatttttcttcttatttctgtcaaaatggaatgaaattaTATTCCAAAGAAAAGGGTTGCCCCCTGGAACAATGGGGTGGCCATTTTTTGGTGAGACTAATGAATTCCTCAAGCTTGGCCCAGACTTCATTAAAAGGCAAAGAGCCAG GTATGGAAGAGTTTTCAAGTCACATATACTAGGGAGTCCCACTATAGTCTCAATGGATCCAGAGCTGAATAGATACATTCTATTGAATGAAGCAAAGGGACTTATTCCTGGATATCCAAAATCTATGTTGGATATACTAGGACAAAGAAACATAGCTGCTGTGTATGGATCAAAACATAAGTTTATACGAAAGAATCTGATGTCTCTAGTTGGAGCTCCGTTGATCAAAGACCGCCTTCTGCCAAACCTTGATAAGTACATTAGGCTTCATCTCTCAAACTGGGATGATATGCTTATTGATGTTCAACAAAAATCTACTGAT ATGGCGTTCTTGATAGGCTTCACACTAATTGCTGAAGCTGAGTTGAGTTCAATTTATGATGGATTTAAGGCTGAGTTTGATAAGTTGGTGATTGGATCGCTTTCTCTTCCTATCAATCTGCCCGGCACGAGTTATTATCGAGGATTTAAG GGCAGGAAAAATATAGTGAAGATATTGAGACAAGTGATAGAGAAAAGAAGGGCCGCTTCTCCAGAAACAACCTATGATGACATGCTACAACATTTGTTGGAAGACACTGACGCATTGAATGAAGAGGAAATCATAGATCAGATCATCACAATACTTTACTCAGGATATGAGACAGTCTCCACAACCTCAATGATGGTTGTCAAGTATCTCCATGACAATCAACAAGCCCTGCAACAACTTAGG GAAGAGCATTTTGGGATCCAGAGGAGGAAGGTAGCGGGGCAGGCAGTGGATTGGGACGACTACAAGTCCATGAGGTTCACGCGTGCT GTTGTTCTTGAAACACTTAGACTAGCTACTGTGATTAATGGACTATTGAGGAAGACAACACAAGACATGACATTGAATG GATTTCTCATTCCAAAAGGATGGAAAATTTATGCATTCACAAGAGAGATCAACTATGATCCAATCCTCTACCCAGAACCCCTAAAATTTAATCCATGGAGATGGCTG GATAAGAGCTTAGAGTCACACAACTATTGCTTCTTGTTTGGAGGAGGGGGAAGATTGTGCCCTGGAAAGGAACTTGGAATAGCAACAGTTTCAATTTTCCTTCACTACTTTGTAACTACATATAG ATGGGAAGAAATTGGAGGAGAGAGGATAGTAGAATTCCCAAGAGTTGAGGCACCAAATGGTTATCACATAAGATTGGTGAAGCTCTAA